A section of the Streptomyces sp. NBC_01591 genome encodes:
- a CDS encoding acyl-CoA carboxylase subunit beta, whose amino-acid sequence MSEPEETDIHTTAGKIADLQRRIDEATHAGSARAVEKQHAKGKLTARERVDLLLDEGSFVELDEFARHRSTNFGIEKNRPYGDGVVTGYGTVDGRPVCVYSQDFTIFGGSLGEVYGEKIVKVMDFALKTGCPVIGINDGGGARIQEGVAALGLFAEIFRRNVHASGVVPQISLIVGPCAGGAVYSPAITDFTVMVDQTSHMFITGPDVIKTVTGEDVGFEELGGARTHNTTSGVAHHMAGDEKDAIEYVKSLLSYLPSNNLSEAPAFPEVADLATTDEDRELDTLIPDSANQPYDMHSAIEHVLDDGEFLETQALFAPNIITGFGRVEGYPVGIVANQPMQFAGCLDINASEKAARFVRTCDAFNVPVLTFVDVPGFLPGVDQEYGGIIRRGAKLIYAYAEATVPLITVITRKAFGGAYDVMGSKHLGADINLAWPTAQIAVMGAQGAVNILHRRTIAAAEDQEATRAELIADYEDTLLNPYVAAERGYVDAVIMPSDTRAHIVKGLRQLRTKRESLPPKKHGNIPL is encoded by the coding sequence ATGTCCGAGCCGGAAGAGACCGACATCCACACCACCGCGGGCAAGATCGCGGACCTGCAGCGCCGAATCGACGAGGCGACGCACGCGGGCTCCGCGCGTGCGGTCGAGAAGCAGCATGCGAAGGGCAAGTTGACCGCGCGCGAACGGGTCGATCTGCTGCTCGACGAGGGTTCCTTCGTGGAGCTCGACGAATTCGCCCGGCACCGCTCCACCAACTTCGGCATCGAGAAGAACCGCCCGTACGGAGACGGCGTCGTCACCGGCTACGGCACGGTCGACGGCCGCCCCGTCTGCGTGTACTCGCAGGACTTCACCATCTTCGGCGGCTCGCTCGGCGAGGTCTACGGTGAGAAAATCGTCAAGGTGATGGACTTCGCGCTGAAGACCGGCTGCCCGGTCATCGGCATCAACGACGGCGGTGGCGCCCGGATCCAGGAAGGCGTGGCCGCGCTCGGTCTGTTCGCCGAGATCTTCCGCCGCAATGTGCACGCCTCGGGCGTCGTGCCGCAGATCTCGCTGATCGTCGGACCGTGCGCGGGCGGCGCGGTCTACTCCCCCGCGATCACCGACTTCACGGTCATGGTCGACCAGACCTCGCACATGTTCATCACCGGCCCCGACGTCATCAAGACGGTCACCGGTGAGGACGTCGGCTTCGAGGAGCTCGGCGGCGCCCGCACCCACAACACCACCTCCGGTGTGGCGCACCACATGGCGGGCGACGAGAAGGACGCCATCGAGTACGTCAAGTCGCTGCTGTCGTACCTTCCTTCGAACAACCTGTCCGAGGCGCCCGCCTTCCCCGAGGTGGCGGACCTCGCCACCACGGACGAGGACCGCGAGCTCGACACCCTCATCCCGGACTCGGCCAACCAGCCGTACGACATGCACAGCGCCATCGAACACGTGCTGGACGACGGCGAGTTCCTGGAGACCCAGGCCCTGTTCGCGCCGAACATCATCACCGGCTTCGGGCGCGTCGAGGGCTACCCGGTCGGCATCGTCGCCAACCAGCCGATGCAGTTCGCCGGTTGCCTGGACATCAACGCGAGCGAGAAGGCCGCACGGTTCGTCCGCACGTGTGACGCCTTCAACGTGCCCGTGCTGACCTTCGTCGACGTTCCCGGCTTCCTGCCCGGTGTCGACCAGGAGTACGGCGGCATCATCCGCCGCGGCGCCAAGCTGATCTACGCCTACGCCGAGGCGACCGTCCCGCTGATCACCGTGATCACCCGCAAGGCGTTCGGCGGCGCGTACGACGTCATGGGCTCCAAGCACCTCGGCGCCGACATCAACCTCGCCTGGCCGACCGCGCAGATCGCCGTGATGGGCGCGCAGGGTGCGGTCAACATCCTGCACCGCCGCACCATCGCAGCCGCCGAGGATCAGGAAGCCACCCGCGCCGAGCTGATCGCCGACTACGAGGACACGCTGCTCAACCCCTACGTGGCGGCCGAACGCGGTTACGTCGACGCGGTGATCATGCCGTCCGACACCCGCGCCCACATCGTGAAGGGGCTGCGCCAGCTGCGTACCAAGCGGGAGTCGCTGCCCCCGAAGAAGCACGGCAACATCCCCCTCTAG
- a CDS encoding biotin--[acetyl-CoA-carboxylase] ligase, translating into MTPSDAPQSRWSDLDRPPLNVPALRRGLLRPGGLWTSLDVVETTGSTNSDLARRAAEGLEEGAVLVAEEQTAGRGRLDRTWTAPARSGLFLSVYLKPGDVPTERWGWLPLLTGVATATGLAKAAGVDTALKWPNDLLVTVDGAERKAGGILAERAGDGVVIGMGLNVSLRTEELPVPTAGSLALAGAVSTDRETLLRGVLRSLEHWYGRWRTADGDAAASGLQEAYAAGCATLGRTVRAQLPGDRTLTGEAVAIDSDGRLLLSTDDGLQEPVSAGDIVHLRGIGGGLV; encoded by the coding sequence ATGACACCTTCGGATGCGCCACAGAGTCGTTGGTCGGACCTGGACCGACCGCCCCTGAACGTCCCCGCGCTGCGCCGCGGACTGCTGCGGCCGGGCGGACTGTGGACCTCGCTCGACGTGGTGGAGACCACCGGGTCCACCAACTCCGATCTCGCCCGGCGCGCGGCCGAGGGGCTCGAGGAAGGCGCCGTGCTGGTCGCCGAGGAGCAGACGGCGGGTCGCGGCCGCCTCGATCGCACCTGGACGGCTCCGGCCCGTTCGGGCCTCTTCTTGTCCGTCTACCTGAAGCCGGGCGACGTCCCCACCGAACGGTGGGGCTGGCTGCCGCTGCTCACCGGGGTCGCCACGGCGACCGGCCTGGCGAAGGCCGCGGGCGTCGACACGGCCCTGAAGTGGCCCAACGACCTCCTGGTCACGGTGGACGGCGCGGAGCGCAAGGCGGGCGGCATCCTGGCCGAGCGCGCCGGGGACGGCGTCGTCATCGGCATGGGCCTCAACGTCTCCCTGCGCACCGAGGAGCTGCCCGTCCCCACGGCCGGCTCGCTGGCCCTGGCCGGAGCCGTCTCCACCGACCGCGAGACGCTGCTGCGGGGCGTGCTGCGCTCGCTGGAGCACTGGTACGGCCGGTGGCGCACGGCGGACGGTGACGCGGCGGCGAGCGGCCTGCAGGAGGCGTACGCGGCGGGCTGCGCGACGCTCGGCCGGACGGTACGGGCCCAGCTGCCCGGCGACCGCACGCTCACCGGCGAGGCCGTGGCGATCGACAGCGACGGCCGCCTGCTCCTCTCCACCGACGACGGCCTCCAGGAACCGGTATCGGCCGGCGACATCGTCCACCTGCGGGGCATCGGGGGCGGCCTGGTCTGA